One Streptosporangium sp. NBC_01495 DNA window includes the following coding sequences:
- a CDS encoding aspartate kinase codes for MALVVQKYGGSSVADASCIKRVAQRIVATKKAGNDVVVIVSAMGDTTDELLDLAQQVSPLPPGRELDMLLTSGERISMALLAMAIANLGQEARSFTGSQAGVITDSSHGRARIIDVTPGRIRGALDSGQIAIVAGFQGVSQDTKDITTLGRGGSDTTAVALAAALSADVCEIYTDVDGVFTADPRIVPAARKIPKISYDEMMEMAACGAKILHLRCVEYARRFSLPIHVRSSFSTKEGTWVVSDPDSEGTEMEQPIISGVAHDRSEAKITVVGVPDKVGEAATIFKTLADAEINIDMIVQNVSAATTGRTDISFTLPTSDGSAALTALKKIQERIGFESLLFDDQIGKVSLIGAGMRSHPGVTATFFAALADAGVNIEMISTSEIRISVVVGQDEVDTAVSAAHRAFDLDADQVEAVIYGGSGR; via the coding sequence GTGGCGCTCGTTGTTCAGAAGTATGGTGGTTCGTCCGTCGCCGACGCGTCCTGCATCAAGCGGGTCGCCCAGCGGATCGTCGCGACGAAAAAAGCCGGCAACGACGTCGTGGTGATCGTTTCGGCCATGGGCGACACGACGGACGAGCTGCTCGATCTCGCCCAGCAGGTCTCGCCGCTTCCACCGGGCCGCGAGCTCGACATGCTGCTCACCTCCGGTGAGCGCATCTCGATGGCGCTGCTGGCTATGGCGATCGCCAACCTGGGCCAGGAGGCGCGCTCGTTCACCGGGTCCCAGGCCGGCGTGATCACCGACTCCTCGCACGGCCGCGCGCGCATCATCGACGTGACGCCCGGCCGGATCCGCGGGGCGCTCGACAGCGGCCAGATCGCGATCGTGGCCGGTTTCCAGGGCGTCTCGCAGGACACCAAGGACATCACCACGCTCGGCAGGGGCGGTTCCGACACCACCGCGGTCGCGCTCGCCGCCGCCCTGAGCGCCGACGTGTGCGAGATCTACACCGACGTGGACGGCGTCTTCACCGCCGACCCCCGCATCGTCCCCGCCGCCCGTAAGATCCCCAAGATCTCGTACGACGAGATGATGGAGATGGCGGCGTGCGGTGCGAAGATCCTGCACCTGCGCTGTGTCGAGTACGCTCGCCGTTTCAGCCTGCCGATCCACGTCAGAAGTTCGTTCAGCACCAAGGAAGGCACGTGGGTCGTCTCCGACCCCGACAGCGAAGGAACAGAGATGGAGCAGCCGATCATCTCCGGCGTCGCGCACGACCGGAGCGAGGCCAAGATCACCGTTGTCGGGGTGCCCGACAAGGTCGGCGAGGCTGCGACGATCTTCAAAACACTCGCCGACGCCGAGATCAACATCGACATGATCGTGCAGAACGTGTCGGCGGCGACGACCGGCCGGACGGATATCTCCTTCACGCTGCCCACGAGTGACGGCTCGGCCGCGCTCACCGCGCTGAAGAAGATCCAGGAGCGCATCGGCTTCGAGTCGTTGCTCTTCGACGACCAGATCGGCAAGGTCTCGCTGATCGGTGCGGGCATGCGCTCGCACCCCGGCGTCACCGCGACGTTCTTCGCGGCCCTCGCCGACGCGGGGGTGAACATCGAGATGATCTCCACCTCGGAGATCCGCATCTCGGTGGTCGTCGGGCAGGACGAGGTGGACACGGCGGTCAGCGCCGCGCACCGCGCGTTCGATCTCGACGCGGACCAGGTTGAAGCCGTGATCTACGGAGGTAGCGGGCGATGA
- a CDS encoding aspartate-semialdehyde dehydrogenase: MSRKPTLALIGATGAVGTVMRDIISGREDVYGDIKLVASARSAGKVLRVRGEDLVVQELAPEVFDGVDIAIFDVPDEVSATWVPIAAERGAVVIDKSGTFRMNPEVPLVVPEVNPEAARERPLGIISTPNCTTLSMMAAMGALHEEYGLRALVVASYQAVSGAGVAGSARLYDEVEALAGDRSIGQTAGDVRKVLQNKLGDGESPFPAPVAFNVVPWAGSLKDGGWASEEIKLRNESRKILGIHDLKVSATCVRVPVITTHSLAVHATFEREITVADAHRILEAAPTVVVMDDPANGVFPTPADVVGTDPTYVGRIRQALDFPNTLDLFVCGDNLRKGAALNAAEIAELVAVEFA, from the coding sequence ATGAGCCGCAAGCCCACCCTCGCCCTGATCGGGGCGACCGGTGCCGTCGGCACCGTGATGCGTGACATCATCTCCGGCCGCGAGGACGTCTACGGCGACATCAAGCTCGTCGCGTCCGCCCGCTCGGCGGGCAAGGTCCTGCGGGTCCGCGGCGAGGACCTCGTCGTCCAGGAGCTGGCCCCCGAGGTCTTCGACGGCGTCGACATCGCGATCTTCGACGTGCCGGACGAGGTCTCCGCGACCTGGGTGCCGATCGCCGCCGAGCGCGGGGCCGTCGTCATCGACAAGTCGGGCACCTTCCGGATGAACCCCGAGGTCCCGCTGGTCGTGCCGGAGGTCAACCCCGAGGCCGCGCGCGAGCGGCCGCTGGGGATCATCTCCACCCCCAACTGCACGACCCTGTCGATGATGGCCGCGATGGGCGCCCTCCACGAGGAGTACGGTCTGCGGGCGCTGGTGGTCGCCTCCTACCAGGCGGTCTCCGGCGCGGGCGTGGCCGGCTCGGCCCGCCTCTACGACGAGGTCGAGGCCCTGGCGGGTGACCGTTCGATCGGGCAGACCGCCGGTGACGTGCGCAAGGTCCTGCAGAACAAGCTCGGGGACGGGGAGTCGCCGTTCCCGGCGCCGGTGGCGTTCAACGTCGTGCCGTGGGCGGGTTCGCTCAAGGACGGCGGCTGGGCCTCCGAGGAGATCAAGCTCCGCAACGAGTCGCGGAAGATCCTCGGGATCCACGACCTGAAGGTCTCCGCGACCTGCGTCCGCGTCCCGGTGATCACCACCCACTCGCTGGCCGTGCACGCGACCTTCGAGCGCGAGATCACCGTCGCCGACGCCCACCGGATTCTTGAGGCCGCCCCGACCGTGGTCGTCATGGACGACCCGGCCAACGGCGTCTTCCCGACCCCGGCCGACGTCGTCGGAACCGACCCCACCTACGTGGGCCGGATCCGCCAGGCGCTCGACTTCCCCAACACCCTCGACCTGTTCGTCTGCGGCGACAACCTTCGCAAGGGCGCGGCCCTGAACGCGGCGGAGATCGCCGAGCTGGTCGCGGTCGAGTTCGCGTAG
- a CDS encoding TetR/AcrR family transcriptional regulator, with protein sequence MTEPTPRTRGSDRTREVIVETALRLFRERGYEATTMRAIAAEAGVSVGNAYYYFASKEILVQAYYDRAQAEHEAACEKLLATEHRFAARLAGVLREWVRVSEPYHEFAVKFFKHAAEPSNPLNPFSAESSPARDASIAIYRRVVEGSSDRMDSELRAELPELLWLMSMGVVLFWVHDESEGCRRTHRFIELTVPLVDRLVGLSHLPGLRGVARDFIAGVHELRE encoded by the coding sequence ATGACCGAGCCGACCCCGAGAACCCGTGGATCGGACAGGACCCGTGAGGTCATCGTGGAGACGGCCCTGCGGCTCTTTCGCGAGCGAGGGTACGAGGCGACCACCATGCGGGCCATCGCCGCCGAGGCGGGGGTGTCGGTGGGCAACGCCTACTACTACTTCGCCTCGAAGGAGATCCTGGTCCAGGCGTACTACGACCGGGCCCAGGCCGAGCACGAGGCCGCGTGCGAGAAGCTGCTGGCCACCGAGCACCGGTTCGCCGCGCGGCTGGCGGGGGTGCTGCGGGAGTGGGTGCGGGTCTCCGAGCCGTACCACGAGTTCGCGGTGAAGTTCTTCAAGCACGCGGCCGAGCCGAGCAACCCGCTCAACCCGTTCAGCGCCGAGTCCTCGCCCGCCAGGGACGCGTCGATCGCGATCTACCGGCGGGTCGTGGAGGGATCCTCCGACCGCATGGACAGCGAGCTGCGGGCCGAGCTGCCCGAGCTGCTCTGGCTGATGTCGATGGGCGTCGTCCTGTTCTGGGTGCACGACGAATCGGAGGGATGCCGGCGGACACACCGGTTCATCGAGCTCACCGTTCCGCTGGTGGACCGCCTGGTTGGGCTCTCGCACCTGCCCGGCCTGCGCGGGGTGGCCCGTGACTTCATCGCGGGGGTTCACGAACTTCGCGAGTGA
- a CDS encoding bestrophin-like domain produces the protein MGWIAVLVVVSVAIALIAFRVLRRKGRDDGDHVASSVDFSANLALAVYLLVLAYAAVLCRDGISVSEADVQAEAESLTEMYWSVAPIPEAAPVRSQIRQYTAQSIDLDWPLMAGSEMSPIPGQTLADMRTTVLRLRPLGEESKNLQQDTLDRISEVSHARVVRSDDASTGLESTFVILLILSGLLVVALPWTLGVRPTTASIIADLVRVSVVVIGVCFIILISHPFSGLGAVEPDAFKAAQRQYDQIDGRFPAQP, from the coding sequence ATGGGCTGGATAGCCGTGCTGGTGGTGGTGTCCGTCGCGATCGCGCTGATCGCGTTCCGCGTCCTCAGGAGGAAGGGGCGCGACGACGGTGATCACGTCGCGTCGTCCGTCGACTTCTCCGCCAATCTCGCCCTCGCCGTCTACCTGCTGGTGCTGGCCTACGCCGCAGTCCTGTGCCGGGACGGGATCTCGGTGTCGGAGGCCGACGTCCAGGCCGAGGCCGAGAGCCTCACCGAGATGTACTGGTCGGTGGCGCCGATCCCCGAGGCGGCGCCCGTCCGGTCCCAGATCCGGCAGTACACCGCGCAGAGCATCGACCTCGACTGGCCGCTCATGGCCGGAAGCGAGATGTCCCCGATCCCCGGGCAGACCCTCGCGGACATGCGGACCACGGTGCTCAGGCTCCGTCCGCTCGGCGAGGAGAGCAAGAACCTCCAGCAGGACACGCTCGACCGGATCTCCGAGGTCTCCCACGCCCGCGTGGTACGGAGTGACGACGCGAGCACCGGCCTGGAGAGCACCTTCGTGATCCTGCTGATCCTCTCTGGGCTCCTGGTGGTCGCGCTGCCCTGGACGCTCGGGGTGCGGCCCACGACCGCGTCGATCATCGCCGACCTGGTCCGGGTGAGCGTGGTCGTCATCGGCGTGTGCTTCATCATCCTGATCAGCCACCCGTTCAGCGGGCTCGGCGCCGTCGAGCCCGACGCGTTCAAGGCCGCGCAGCGGCAGTACGACCAGATCGACGGCCGGTTCCCCGCGCAGCCGTAG